In one window of Helianthus annuus cultivar XRQ/B chromosome 17, HanXRQr2.0-SUNRISE, whole genome shotgun sequence DNA:
- the LOC110924601 gene encoding E3 ubiquitin-protein ligase ATL41, with product MSGLGHDDDHDESSIFFPNGNSSDVNSKIMLVAIITLSTVVVVVTMLHVYVRYILRRQARRREAFQGIGLVPHIQSHELPKRGLEPMVIASLPILKYEDGDNGSANSRVNPECAVCLSSFEDGQMIRVLPTCKHHFHVECIDKWLESHSSCPICRHEVELSPTISPLPREPSTRLGAGARAGAGLPSAPPVDHTTSVAVAIEGTSDEMLQSSVKGNGMTSRLSSFRRMLSMDRSSRRNNSCTQDGIDDVERQ from the coding sequence ATGTCTGGACTTGGACACGATGACGATCATGACGAAAGTTCGATATTTTTCCCCAATGGGAACTCATCAGATGTCAACAGTAAGATCATGCTAGTTGCAATTATAACTTTATCTACCGTTGTGGTGGTTGTAACCATGCTACATGTGTATGTAAGGTATATACTTCGCCGTCAAGCGCGCCGTCGAGAGGCGTTTCAAGGTATCGGGCTAGTGCCGCACATCCAATCTCACGAGCTGCCCAAACGGGGTCTTGAACCCATGGTTATTGCATCTCTCCCTATACTCAAGTATGAGGACGGTGATAATGGGTCGGCCAATTCACGGGTCAACCCTGAATGTGCAGTTTGTTTAAGCTCATTCGAGGATGGTCAGATGATCAGGGTCTTACCAACCTGCAAACATCATTTTCATGTTGAGTGCATTGACAAATGGTTGGAGTCACACTCCAGTTGTCCCATCTGTCGTCATGAGGTAGAGCTCAGCCCGACCATCTCGCCCTTGCCCCGTGAGCCTAGTACTAGATTAGGGGCCGGGGCTAGGGCAGGGGCGGGCCTACCCTCCGCTCCACCTGTAGATCATACAACTTCCGTAGCAGTAGCCATAGAAGGGACATCCGATGAGATGCTACAATCGTCTGTCAAAGGCAATGGAATGACCTCCAGATTGAGTTCTTTTCGAAGGATGCTAAGCATGGACCGATCTTCGCGACGCAATAATTCGTGCACGCAAGATGGAATCGATGATGTTGAAAGACAATGA